Genomic segment of Armatimonadota bacterium:
GGATATCTTGGGCAAGGCCGCCGGAATGCCCGTCTGCAAACTTCTTGGTGGACAGTCCGGCGAGGAAATCACGCTCTATCGAGCCATTTCTCAGGAATCGCCAGAAGCGATGGCTGACAAAGTGGCCAAATACCGCGCCGAAGGCTATCGTCGATTTCAACTGAAGGTCGGCGGCGATCCCGATGTCGATATTGAGCGAATCAAGGCTGTCTCGGCCAAGCTCGAATCTGGCGACCGGCTCGTCGCCGATGCCAACACCGGCTGGACCCTGCACGAAGCCATGCGCGTAGCGCTCGCCGTAAGGGACATCGATGTTTACATCGAACAGCCCTGTCGCACCTACGAAGAGTGCCTCTCCGTCCGGCGGCACACCAACCACCCATTCGTCTTAGATGAAAACATCGACAGCTTGGAAATGCTCTTGCGCGCCCAACGTGACCTCGCGATGGATGTCGTGAACATCAAGATCAGCAAGCTTGGTGGCATCGCAAAGGCGCGGCAAGTCAGAGACATGTGTGTTTCGCTCGGCATCGCCATGACGATCGAAGATAGCTGGGGCGGTGACATCGTCACCGCCGCTATCGCGCACTTAGCCCACAGTACGCCGGAACCGATCCGCTTCACGTCGACCGACTTCAACAGCTACGTCACCGTGAGCATCGCAACCGGCGCTCCGCAACGAGTCAATGGGAAGATGAATGCCTCGCCCTCGCCAGGCCTCGGAATCGAACCCCGCCGA
This window contains:
- a CDS encoding mandelate racemase; this translates as MSIVAIRAYQVDLPLFEGSYNWSGGKSVSVFDSTVVEVETSEGITGWGEVCPLGPFYLPAYAEGVRAGIKELGPHLIGYDACEIGVLNARMDAALQGHPYVKSGIDMACWDILGKAAGMPVCKLLGGQSGEEITLYRAISQESPEAMADKVAKYRAEGYRRFQLKVGGDPDVDIERIKAVSAKLESGDRLVADANTGWTLHEAMRVALAVRDIDVYIEQPCRTYEECLSVRRHTNHPFVLDENIDSLEMLLRAQRDLAMDVVNIKISKLGGIAKARQVRDMCVSLGIAMTIEDSWGGDIVTAAIAHLAHSTPEPIRFTSTDFNSYVTVSIATGAPQRVNGKMNASPSPGLGIEPRREVIGEPVLEIR